A single region of the Lotus japonicus ecotype B-129 chromosome 4, LjGifu_v1.2 genome encodes:
- the LOC130715367 gene encoding protein COFACTOR ASSEMBLY OF COMPLEX C SUBUNIT B CCB2, chloroplastic-like isoform X3 — MNCLSSICFKPCVPSKVLYPRTSSTKFTTMVRASLQDPQPPNTSQQQQLNLSVLRFTLGIPGFDESYLPRWIGYGFGSLLLLNHFLGSDSATVTPAQLSTEVLGMSLASFSIVLPYLGKFLKGAQPVDRTTLPDGTQQIFVMSTDIVDGLKEDLAWASYILLRNSNAIAALIFIQGDICARGYWNTTDDSSTEILLGFFKKKVENARLYDLKDTLYFPQDAGSGT; from the exons ATGAATTGCTTGAGCTCAATCTGTTTCAAACCTTGTGTTCCTTCCAAGGTGCTTTATCCCAGAACCAGCTCCACAAAATTCACAACCATGGTTCGTGCCAGTCTTCAAGATCCTCAACCACCCAACACTAGCCAGCAACAACAGCTCAACCTCTCCGTTCTTCGCTTCACACtgg GGATACCTGGGTTTGATGAATCCTACTTGCCCAGATGGATTGGTTATGGCTTTGGTTCGCTTTTGCTCTTAAATCACTTTCTTGGTTCTGACTCAGCCACTGTTACACCAGCACAGCTT AGTACAGAGGTTTTGGGTATGTCATTGGCTTCATTCTCTATTGTGCTGCCTTACCTTGGCAAATTCCTCAAG GGTGCCCAACCAGTGGATCGGACGACTCTACCAGATGGAACGCAGCAAATATTTGTCATGTCAACAGATATAGTGGATGGATTGAAGGAGGACCTGGCTTGGGCGTCGTACATTTTGCTGCGCAATTCGAATGCCATTGCTGCG CTAATTTTTATTCAAGGAGATATATGTGCAAGGGGCTACTGGAACACAACAGACGATTCATCAACAGAAATTCTACTTggttttttcaagaaaaaagtTGAAAATGCTCGCCTCTATGATTTGAAAGACACCCTATATTTTCCTCAAGATGCAG GATCTGGTACCTAA
- the LOC130715367 gene encoding protein COFACTOR ASSEMBLY OF COMPLEX C SUBUNIT B CCB2, chloroplastic-like isoform X1: MNCLSSICFKPCVPSKVLYPRTSSTKFTTMVRASLQDPQPPNTSQQQQLNLSVLRFTLGIPGFDESYLPRWIGYGFGSLLLLNHFLGSDSATVTPAQLSTEVLGMSLASFSIVLPYLGKFLKGAQPVDRTTLPDGTQQIFVMSTDIVDGLKEDLAWASYILLRNSNAIAALIFIQGDICARGYWNTTDDSSTEILLGFFKKKVENARLYDLKDTLYFPQDADSDFQDLVPKGTSSLLVQPVLQASIDNATGLQKPVGFILLSSTLRYAFSIKDRAWIAAVANKLRACV, from the exons ATGAATTGCTTGAGCTCAATCTGTTTCAAACCTTGTGTTCCTTCCAAGGTGCTTTATCCCAGAACCAGCTCCACAAAATTCACAACCATGGTTCGTGCCAGTCTTCAAGATCCTCAACCACCCAACACTAGCCAGCAACAACAGCTCAACCTCTCCGTTCTTCGCTTCACACtgg GGATACCTGGGTTTGATGAATCCTACTTGCCCAGATGGATTGGTTATGGCTTTGGTTCGCTTTTGCTCTTAAATCACTTTCTTGGTTCTGACTCAGCCACTGTTACACCAGCACAGCTT AGTACAGAGGTTTTGGGTATGTCATTGGCTTCATTCTCTATTGTGCTGCCTTACCTTGGCAAATTCCTCAAG GGTGCCCAACCAGTGGATCGGACGACTCTACCAGATGGAACGCAGCAAATATTTGTCATGTCAACAGATATAGTGGATGGATTGAAGGAGGACCTGGCTTGGGCGTCGTACATTTTGCTGCGCAATTCGAATGCCATTGCTGCG CTAATTTTTATTCAAGGAGATATATGTGCAAGGGGCTACTGGAACACAACAGACGATTCATCAACAGAAATTCTACTTggttttttcaagaaaaaagtTGAAAATGCTCGCCTCTATGATTTGAAAGACACCCTATATTTTCCTCAAGATGCAG ATTCTGACTTTCAGGATCTGGTACCTAAAGGAACTAGCTCTCTACTGGTGCAACCAGTGTTACAAGCTTCTATCGATAATGCTACTGGCTTGCAAAAACCTGTGGGATTTATTCTGCTGTCCTCAACCTTGAGGTATGCATTTAGTATTAAAGACAGAGCCTGGATTGCAGCTGTGGCCAACAAACTAAGAG CATGTGTCTAG
- the LOC130715367 gene encoding protein COFACTOR ASSEMBLY OF COMPLEX C SUBUNIT B CCB2, chloroplastic-like isoform X2 — MNCLSSICFKPCVPSKVLYPRTSSTKFTTMVRASLQDPQPPNTSQQQQLNLSVLRFTLGIPGFDESYLPRWIGYGFGSLLLLNHFLGSDSATVTPAQLSTEVLGMSLASFSIVLPYLGKFLKGAQPVDRTTLPDGTQQIFVMSTDIVDGLKEDLAWASYILLRNSNAIAALIFIQGDICARGYWNTTDDSSTEILLGFFKKKVENARLYDLKDTLYFPQDAGVPVRE, encoded by the exons ATGAATTGCTTGAGCTCAATCTGTTTCAAACCTTGTGTTCCTTCCAAGGTGCTTTATCCCAGAACCAGCTCCACAAAATTCACAACCATGGTTCGTGCCAGTCTTCAAGATCCTCAACCACCCAACACTAGCCAGCAACAACAGCTCAACCTCTCCGTTCTTCGCTTCACACtgg GGATACCTGGGTTTGATGAATCCTACTTGCCCAGATGGATTGGTTATGGCTTTGGTTCGCTTTTGCTCTTAAATCACTTTCTTGGTTCTGACTCAGCCACTGTTACACCAGCACAGCTT AGTACAGAGGTTTTGGGTATGTCATTGGCTTCATTCTCTATTGTGCTGCCTTACCTTGGCAAATTCCTCAAG GGTGCCCAACCAGTGGATCGGACGACTCTACCAGATGGAACGCAGCAAATATTTGTCATGTCAACAGATATAGTGGATGGATTGAAGGAGGACCTGGCTTGGGCGTCGTACATTTTGCTGCGCAATTCGAATGCCATTGCTGCG CTAATTTTTATTCAAGGAGATATATGTGCAAGGGGCTACTGGAACACAACAGACGATTCATCAACAGAAATTCTACTTggttttttcaagaaaaaagtTGAAAATGCTCGCCTCTATGATTTGAAAGACACCCTATATTTTCCTCAAGATGCAG GTGTTCCCGTTCGTGAGTAA
- the LOC130712209 gene encoding pentatricopeptide repeat-containing protein At1g12300, mitochondrial-like produces MACLRFRRFPFLSNPTFLRSFHSRSRFHSSFHNPSDAISHFNRMLQMHSTPPIFEFGKVLTFLVKTEHYSTAISLSRQMESSGIALNIVTLNILINCYCYLGQITSAFSVLTNILKRGYQPDTITFTTLIKGLCLHGKVPRALQFHDDVLAQGFLLNQVSYGTLINGLCKMGQTEAALELLRQIEGRGIKPNVVMYNTIIDSLCKDKLVSHAFDLYSEMVAKGISPNVVTYSALIYGFCIVGQLKQAIGLLDEMVLKNIDPDVYTYNILVDALGKEGKVREAKNMLAVMMKQGVKPNVVTYNSLMDGYCLVNEVNKAQDVFNAMARRGVTPNVRSYNIMINGLCKIKMVDEALNLLAEMDYKKIIPNTVTYNSLIDGLCKSGRVSHAWKLLDEMHVRGQPANIITYSSLVDALCKSHNVDKAIALIKKIKDQGIQPNVRTYTILLDGLCKEGRLKDAQEVFQDLMIKCHHIDVHTYSVMINGLCNEGFFDEALALLSKMENEGCIPNAITFEIIIRSLFEKGENDKAEKLLHDMIARGLLEKLN; encoded by the coding sequence ATGGCTTGTTTAAGGTTTAGGAGGTTTCCCTTTCTTTCCAACCCCACTTTCCTTCGTTcctttcactctcgctctcgcTTTCATTCTTCCTTTCACAATCCTAGTGATGCCATCTCACACTTCAATCGCATGCTTCAAATGCATTCTACCCCACCCATCTTCGAATTCGGCAAGGTTTTAACTTTCCTCGTCAAGACGGAGCATTACTCCACCGCTATATCCCTTTCTCGCCAAATGGAATCTAGTGGAATTGCGCTAAACATTGTTACTCTCAACATCCTCATCAATTGCTACTGCTACCTAGGTCAAATTACTTCAGCCTTTTCTGTACTGACCAACATTCTCAAGAGAGGTTATCAGCCTGATACCATCACCTTCACTACTCTCATCAAAGGTCTCTGTCTTCACGGCAAGGTTCCACGAGCACTGCAATTTCATGATGACGTGCTAGCTCAGGGATTTCTATTGAACCAAGTCAGTTACGGGACATTGATCAATGGGCTATGTAAAATGGGGCAAACAGAAGCTGCTTTGGAGTTGCTTAGGCAGATTGAAGGGCGAGGGATTAAACCTAATGTCGTAATGTACAACACCATCATCGATAGCCTGTGTAAAGATAAGCTTGTAAGTCATGCTTTTGATTTATATTCTGAAATGGTTGCCAAGGGAATATCTCCTAATGTAGTCACGTACAGTGCTTTAATATATGGCTTTTGCATTGTTGGTCAATTGAAACAAGCAATTGGGTTGCTAGATGAAATGGTATTGAAAAACATAGACCCAGATGTTTATACTTATAATATATTGGTCGATGCTTTAGGTAAGGAAGGTAAGGTGAGAGAAGCTAAGAACATGTTAGCTGTGATGATGAAACAGGGTGTGAAACCTAATGTTGTTACTTATAATTCCTTGATGGATGGGTATTGCCTGGTTAATGAAGTGAATAAAGCCCAAGATGTATTCAATGCTATGGCTCGGAGGGGAGTGACTCCTAATGTTAGGAGCTACAATATCATGATAAATGGATTATGTAAGATTAAAATGGTGGATGAAGCCTTGAATCTCCTTGCAGAAATGGATTACAAAAAGATTATTCCTAATACAGTTACCTACAATTCTCTTATTGATGGTTTATGCAAATCGGGGAGAGTCTCTCATGCTTGGAAGCTTCTTGATGAGATGCATGTTAGAGGTCAACCAGCCAATATAATCACCTACAGTTCTTTGGTAGATGCTTTATGCAAAAGCCACAATGTTGACAAGGCAATTGCACTAATCAAGAAAATTAAAGACCAGGGTATTCAGCCGAATGTGCGCACATACACAATACTTCTAGATGGACTATGTAAAGAAGGAAGACTCAAGGATGCACAAGAAGTTTTTCAGGATCTTATGATTAAATGCCATCATATAGATGTCCATACATATAGTGTTATGATCAATGGTCTTTGTAATGAAGGCTTTTTTGATGAAGCGTTGGCTTTACTGTCAAAAATGGAAAATGAGGGTTGTATCCCTAATGCTAtaacttttgaaataattattcgTTCACTCTTTGAAAAAGGTGAGAATGACAAGGCTGAGAAACTCCTTCATGACATGATTGCTAGAGGTCTACTGGAAAAATTAAACTAA